The Anopheles merus strain MAF chromosome 2L, AmerM5.1, whole genome shotgun sequence genome has a segment encoding these proteins:
- the LOC121594944 gene encoding uncharacterized protein LOC121594944, producing the protein MPFSIVQTRGPKGYAELSIVPDSWVQGTSHKKTYLFWPNVKGNIQHLITNDNSVPEEGWTKQECQIKRQGLSYEAADCTIMIMSGESSTDSGKEPILASCRETTSYADMFSTRIVENSLTPIRVENEIDISSPPMSPLTPSLSEVDEYVGSVEVVPEEVSRDKTIKEILEAQTNMMIELRNEQKQILKEQKKIVSRIGIIEVQLNTLLNHTEVSTTNLTGFDHPFVDNVEDLEKFEKDLDEEEYYTQVVSLLKQKIIDKDINNRMLATLDALFDRSFLTKYTWTGISKSGTKIAMHSFKNVVNLFKCVGSTNLVPVTDETVRGFFMNRLKHALERSKAKGLRKSTSRKRKLI; encoded by the coding sequence ATGCCATTCTCAATAGTGCAAACCCGTGGGCCTAAAGGGTACGCTGAATTAAGCATTGTTCCTGATTCCTGGGTTCAAGGCACTagccataaaaaaacatatctgTTTTGGCCAAACGTTAAAGGAAACATACAACATCTAATTACGAATGATAATAGTGTTCCGGAAGAAGGATGGACGAAACAGGAGTGTCAGATTAAGCGGCAAGGATTATCATACGAAGCTGCTGATTGCACTATAATGATCATGTCCGGCGAATCATCTACAGATTCCGGAAAGGAACCGATATTAGCTAGTTGCAGAGAAACAACTTCATACGCTGATATGTTTTCAACAAGAATTGTGGAAAACTCTTTAACTCCAATCCGCGTCGAGAATGAAATCGACATCTCCTCACCACCTATGTCGCCTCTTACACCAAGTTTGTCAGAAGTGGATGAATATGTTGGTTCAGTTGAGGTAGTCCCAGAAGAAGTTTCACGTGACAAGACGATAAAAGAAATACTAGAAGCCCAAACTAATATGATGATAGAGCTTCGTAATGAGCAAAAGCAGATTTTAaaagaacaaaagaaaatagtGAGTCGTATCGGCATAATCGAAGTACAATTAAATACTTTACTTAATCATACCGAAGTAAGTACTACTAATCTTACTGGTTTTGACCATCCATTCGTAGACAATGTCGAAGATCtggaaaaatttgaaaaagatTTAGATGAGGAAGAATATTATACCCAAGTAGTAAGcttattgaaacaaaaaattattGATAAAGATATAAACAACAGAATGTTAGCAACTCTTGATGCCCTTTTCGATAGGAGTTTCTTAACAAAGTACACATGGACCGGTATTTCTAAATCAGGAACTAAAATAGCAATGcattcatttaaaaatgtaGTAAATCTTTTTAAATGCGTAGGAAGTACTAACCTTGTGCCAGTCACAGATGAAACGGTGCGAGGTTTCTTCATGAATAGATTGAAACACGCATTAGAACGATCTAAGGCCAAAGGTCTACGCAAATCAACTAGCcgtaaaagaaaattaatataa